The Micromonospora sp. WMMD961 genome has a segment encoding these proteins:
- a CDS encoding HAMP domain-containing sensor histidine kinase, translating into MSRRLRPTLRLRLTLLNGVLLIGAGATLVLLAWLLVRDALRPTDELLPGTVVLLADGESMDAAQWQRQLVDAASGELLAKGLVALLAISVVGVAGAYAVAGRALRPLHQVTATAQRLGEATLDQRIGYSGADDEVAELAKTFDAMLDRIASAFEAQKRFVANASHELRTPLAVMRTEIDVTLSDDDADAAEYRRMATVVRDASERANGLVDALLVLARSEAQAGRQLGRRTECDLAAGTANALSAMRREVERIGLRVQTSLESAPVVGDPGLLDRLAGNLIENAVRYNHLHGRLWVRTGTDGVRSWLVVGNTGFEVDQADVPGLFEPFRRGGRERTGARGSGLGLSIVRAVCTAHGGTVRVIAQPGGGLEVTVTLPSADAPVVPAAG; encoded by the coding sequence ATGAGCCGCCGGTTGCGGCCCACCCTGCGGCTGCGGCTGACACTGCTCAACGGGGTGCTGCTGATCGGCGCGGGGGCGACCCTGGTGCTGCTGGCATGGCTGCTGGTCCGGGACGCGCTGCGCCCCACCGACGAGCTGCTGCCCGGCACTGTCGTGTTGCTGGCCGACGGCGAGTCGATGGACGCCGCCCAGTGGCAACGGCAACTCGTCGACGCCGCCTCCGGGGAGCTGCTGGCCAAGGGCCTGGTGGCGCTGCTGGCGATCAGCGTGGTCGGGGTGGCCGGCGCGTACGCGGTGGCCGGTCGGGCGCTGCGCCCGCTGCACCAGGTCACCGCGACCGCCCAGCGGCTCGGTGAGGCCACCCTGGACCAGCGGATCGGCTACTCGGGCGCGGACGACGAGGTGGCCGAGCTGGCCAAGACGTTCGACGCCATGTTGGACCGGATCGCGTCCGCCTTCGAGGCGCAGAAGCGTTTCGTGGCCAACGCCTCGCACGAGCTGCGTACCCCGCTCGCCGTGATGCGCACCGAGATCGACGTGACGCTCAGCGACGACGATGCGGACGCCGCCGAATACCGTCGGATGGCGACAGTGGTCCGCGACGCATCGGAACGGGCCAACGGCCTGGTCGACGCGCTGCTGGTGCTGGCCCGCAGCGAGGCGCAGGCCGGGCGGCAACTCGGTCGGCGGACCGAGTGTGACCTCGCCGCCGGCACCGCCAACGCGTTGTCGGCGATGCGCCGCGAGGTGGAACGGATCGGCCTGCGGGTGCAGACGTCACTGGAGTCCGCGCCGGTCGTCGGTGATCCGGGGTTGCTCGACCGGCTGGCCGGCAACCTGATCGAGAACGCGGTCCGCTACAACCACCTGCACGGCCGGCTCTGGGTGCGTACCGGCACCGACGGCGTCCGGTCCTGGTTGGTGGTGGGCAACACCGGGTTCGAGGTGGACCAGGCCGACGTACCGGGGCTGTTCGAACCGTTCCGGCGCGGCGGCCGGGAACGCACCGGGGCGCGCGGTTCCGGCCTGGGGCTGTCCATCGTCCGGGCGGTCTGCACGGCGCACGGCGGGACGGTACGGGTGATCGCGCAGCCCGGCGGTGGCCTGGAGGTGACGGTGACCCTGCCGTCGGCGGACGCCCCGGTGGTGCCCGCCGCCGGCTGA
- a CDS encoding VOC family protein produces the protein MSSTIHNISIDCHDTYALAGFWAQVFDCPRQPDDFPGDPEAMLLPPGGPEVLFIKVPEGKTVKNRLHLDLQPADRTRAEEVERLLGIGATLVDDQVSPTGSGWVVLADPEGNEFCVLGNKAERAAAAAARAAAQGHEPA, from the coding sequence GTGAGTTCGACCATCCACAACATCAGCATCGACTGCCACGACACGTACGCCCTGGCCGGTTTCTGGGCGCAGGTCTTCGACTGCCCCCGGCAGCCCGACGACTTTCCCGGTGACCCGGAGGCGATGCTCCTGCCGCCGGGTGGCCCGGAGGTGCTGTTCATCAAGGTGCCCGAGGGCAAGACGGTGAAGAACCGGCTGCACCTCGACCTGCAACCCGCCGACCGGACCCGGGCCGAGGAGGTCGAGCGGCTGCTCGGCATCGGCGCGACCCTCGTGGACGACCAGGTAAGCCCGACCGGTAGCGGGTGGGTGGTGCTCGCCGACCCGGAGGGCAACGAGTTCTGCGTACTCGGCAACAAGGCCGAGCGGGCGGCGGCAGCGGCGGCACGGGCCGCGGCGCAGGGCCACGAACCGGCCTGA
- a CDS encoding 3-hydroxyacyl-CoA dehydrogenase NAD-binding domain-containing protein, translating to MKAANEVVTKALLRSVNVPGLDRPAALITLDNGFDHTKPNTFGPGGLASLDEAITAALAADPAFIAVTGKPYIFCVGADIVGLPQLADRAQALEIGRLGHRVFARLKDSTVPTFAFVNGAAMGGGLELALHCHYRTLSGGAAALALPEVSLGLVPGWGGTQLLPNLIGIPAATQVIIQNPLMQNKMLKPKQAAELGIADILLEPADFLERSLEWAAGVVRGQVTVTRPEVDKDMWAGVLYFARETLNQRLHGAVPAAYKALDLLETAKDGDFAAGTAAEDEALADLVFSEELRSGLYAFDLVQRRAKRPAGAPDKGLARTITKVGIVGAGLMASQLALLFARRLQVPVVMTDLDQSRVDKGVGYVHTQIEKAVTKGRMDKNTAAKLYGLVSGSVDKSSFADADFVIEAVFEDLGVKKQVWAELEKIVSPEAVLATNTSSLSITEMAAELEHPERVVGFHFFNPVAVLPLLEIVRGERTDDVTLATAFAVGKQLKKSSVLVKDAPAFVVNRLLTRFLGTVFAAVDQGTPLDVANSALDPLGLPMRPLALLQLVGPAVAYHVGGTLHAAYPDRFGVSENLKRIADSGQPIVVDDQVNDEVAKLLVVGDQPLTAEQVRQNALDALAQEIRLMLDEGVVAEAQDIDLCMILGAGWPFHLGGVTPYLDRTGTSERVTGQRFLPRGAASLPA from the coding sequence GTGAAGGCAGCGAACGAGGTCGTCACCAAGGCGCTGCTGCGCTCGGTGAACGTGCCGGGGCTGGACCGCCCGGCCGCCCTGATCACCCTCGACAACGGCTTCGACCACACCAAGCCGAACACCTTCGGCCCCGGTGGGCTGGCCAGCCTGGACGAGGCGATCACCGCCGCCCTCGCGGCCGACCCGGCGTTCATCGCGGTGACCGGCAAGCCGTACATCTTCTGTGTGGGTGCGGACATCGTCGGTCTGCCGCAGCTCGCCGACCGGGCGCAGGCGCTGGAGATCGGCCGGCTCGGCCACCGGGTCTTCGCCCGGCTCAAGGACAGCACCGTGCCCACGTTCGCGTTCGTCAACGGCGCGGCGATGGGCGGCGGCCTGGAGTTGGCCCTGCACTGCCACTACCGGACGCTGTCCGGTGGGGCTGCGGCGCTGGCCCTGCCCGAGGTCTCCCTCGGTCTGGTACCGGGCTGGGGCGGCACCCAACTGCTGCCGAACCTGATCGGCATCCCCGCCGCCACTCAGGTGATCATCCAGAACCCGCTGATGCAGAACAAGATGCTCAAGCCGAAGCAGGCCGCCGAGCTGGGCATCGCGGACATCCTGTTGGAGCCGGCCGACTTCCTGGAGCGGTCCCTCGAATGGGCCGCCGGCGTCGTCCGGGGTCAGGTCACGGTGACCCGGCCGGAGGTCGACAAGGACATGTGGGCGGGCGTGCTCTACTTCGCCCGGGAGACCCTCAACCAGCGGCTGCACGGCGCTGTTCCGGCCGCCTACAAGGCTCTCGACCTGTTGGAGACGGCGAAGGACGGCGACTTCGCCGCCGGCACCGCCGCCGAGGACGAGGCCCTCGCGGACCTGGTCTTCTCCGAGGAGCTGCGCAGCGGCCTGTACGCGTTCGACCTGGTGCAGCGGCGGGCCAAGCGCCCGGCCGGCGCGCCGGACAAGGGCCTCGCCCGCACCATCACCAAGGTCGGCATCGTCGGCGCCGGCCTGATGGCCAGCCAGCTGGCACTGCTGTTCGCCCGCCGCCTCCAGGTGCCGGTGGTGATGACCGACCTGGACCAGTCCCGGGTGGACAAGGGCGTCGGCTACGTGCACACCCAGATCGAGAAGGCCGTCACCAAGGGCCGGATGGACAAGAACACCGCCGCCAAGCTGTACGGCCTGGTCAGCGGCTCGGTCGACAAGAGCTCCTTCGCGGACGCCGACTTCGTCATCGAGGCGGTCTTCGAGGACCTGGGCGTCAAGAAGCAGGTCTGGGCCGAGCTGGAGAAGATCGTCTCCCCGGAGGCGGTGCTCGCCACCAACACCAGTTCGCTGTCGATCACCGAGATGGCCGCCGAGCTGGAGCACCCGGAGCGGGTGGTCGGCTTCCACTTCTTCAACCCGGTCGCCGTGCTGCCGCTGTTGGAGATCGTCCGGGGTGAGCGCACCGACGACGTCACCCTCGCGACCGCGTTCGCGGTGGGCAAGCAGCTCAAGAAGTCGAGCGTGCTGGTGAAGGACGCTCCTGCGTTCGTGGTGAACCGCCTGCTCACCCGGTTCCTGGGCACCGTCTTCGCCGCCGTCGACCAGGGCACCCCGCTGGACGTGGCGAACAGCGCCCTGGACCCGCTGGGCCTGCCGATGCGTCCGCTCGCCCTGCTCCAACTGGTCGGGCCGGCCGTCGCGTACCACGTGGGCGGCACCCTGCACGCCGCGTACCCGGACCGGTTCGGGGTCAGCGAGAACCTGAAGCGGATCGCCGACTCGGGGCAGCCGATCGTGGTCGACGACCAGGTCAACGACGAGGTGGCCAAGCTGCTCGTCGTCGGTGACCAGCCGCTGACCGCCGAGCAGGTACGGCAGAACGCGCTCGACGCGCTCGCCCAGGAGATCCGGCTGATGCTGGACGAGGGCGTGGTCGCCGAGGCGCAGGACATCGACCTGTGCATGATCCTGGGCGCTGGTTGGCCGTTCCACCTGGGCGGCGTCACGCCGTACCTGGACCGGACCGGCACGTCCGAGCGGGTCACCGGTCAGCGGTTCCTGCCGCGTGGGGCGGCGAGCCTGCCGGCCTGA